A region of Aquarana catesbeiana isolate 2022-GZ linkage group LG08, ASM4218655v1, whole genome shotgun sequence DNA encodes the following proteins:
- the LOC141106481 gene encoding uncharacterized protein, producing the protein MEKHRSHTAEIINLTLEIIYLLTGESFPPMKSGDHVTITMPQTSSLTSERNNKKILEVTQKIIDLLTGEVPIRCQDVTVYFSMEEWEYLEGHKDLYKDVIVEDQPPLTSPDGSSNGNPPERCPRPLYSRDSTQEDQEIPQEDQDEEMIQIKIEVVDESEEERDDEPCMEEEIHPEVGTVDGLENSEILETLASSPRCIAENDFIEIPNTPDFHPEILREDLYGGHASDPSTHLGRPSDCSTHLGHLPHIGHPPDHSTQIRHPPDCSTHCGHSPSCSAESGHPPNHSTQIGHPPNHSTQIGHPPNHSTQIGHPPNHSTQIGHPPNHSTQIGHPPNHSTQIGHPPNHSTQIGHPPNHSTQIGHPPNHSTQIGHPPNQSTQIGHPPNHSMQIGHPPNHSTQIGHPPNHSTQIVHPPNQSTQIGRPPNCSTKIGHPPNHSTQIRRPLNCATQIGFPPNYSTRIGHPNGSTQIAHSPNHSTQFGGPPNHSTRIGGPPNHSTQIGGPPSHSTQIGHPPNCSPEIGHPPNHSTHIGHPLNRSVHVGHAANHPTDIGHPPNHSTQTGYPTDPSTYRRHTCDGSKLDGHPFGPPVLSGHLLNSSALGRPFSGHAGNLTDHTAYRGNNRFVCSQCGKCFSLKLPADVHRRIRRQKMQLLCPYCRQCFAQRAGLEKYSCTECGKSFIQRSDLVRHLRSHTGEKPFECQECGKRFSLKGALSVHQRSHTGERPFSCSVCGKRFARKVILLNHERIHTGEKPFACLECGKRFVQEVALNRHRKTHTR; encoded by the exons ATGGAGAAACACAGGAGTCACACAGCTGAGAtaataaacctcaccctggagatcatctacctgctgaccggagag AGTTTTCCTCCTATGAAGTCCGGTGACCATGTAACCATCACAATGCCTCAAACTTCCTCCCTGACATCTGAGAGAAACAACAAAAAGATCCTagaagtcacccagaagatcattgatctgctgacaggagag gttcctataaggtgtcaggatgtcactgtctatttctccatggaggagtgggagtatctagaaggacacaaggatctctacaaggacgtcatcgTGGAGGaccagccgcccctcacatcaccgg atggatccagtaatgggaacccaccagagagatgtccccgtcctctgtattcccgggattccacacaggaagatcaggaGATCCCTCAGGAGGATCAG GATGAAGAGATGATTCAAATTAAAATTGAAGTCGTCGATGAGTCAGAAGAAGAGAGGGATGATGAGCCATGTATGGAGGAAGAAATTCATCCAGAGGTCGGCACAG TGGATGGACTTGAGAACAGTGAGATCTTGGAGACTCTCGCTTCATCTCCGAGGTGCATAGCAGAAAATGATTTTATAGAAATCCCCAACACCCCAGATTTCCATCCAGAGATTCTCAGGGAAGATCTGTATGGAGGACATGCTTCTGATCCCTCTACACATCTTGGACGTCCTTCAGATTGCTCTACACACCTTGGACATCTTCCCCATATTGGACATCCTCCAGATCACTCAACACAGATTAGGCATCCTCCAGATTGCTCTACACACTGTGGACATTCTCCCAGTTGCTCTGCAGAGAGTGGACATCCTCCAAACCACTCCACACAGATTGGACATCCTCCAAACCACTCCACACAGATTGGACATCCTCCAAACCACTCCACACAGATTGGACATCCTCCAAACCACTCCACGCAGATTGGACATCCTCCAAACCACTCCACACAGATTGGACATCCTCCAAACCACTCCACACAGATTGGACATCCTCCAAACCACTCCACACAGATTGGACATCCTCCAAACCACTCCACGCAGATTGGACATCCTCCAAACCACTCCACGCAGATTGGACATCCTCCAAATCAATCCACGCAGATTGGACATCCTCCAAATCACTCCATGCAGATTGGACATCCTCCAAACCACTCCACGCAGATTGGACATCCTCCAAACCACTCCACGCAGATTGTACATCCTCCAAATCAATCCACGCAGATTGGACGTCCTCCCAATTGCTCCACAAAAATTGGACATCCTCCCAATCACTCCACGCAGATTCGACGTCCTCTTAATTGCGCCACACAGATTGGATTTCCTCCCAATTACTCCACAAGGATTGGACATCCTAATGGCTCAACACAGATTGCACATTCTCCCAATCACTCCACACAGTTTGGAGGTCCTCCCAATCACTCCACACGAATTGGAGGTCCTCCCAATCACTCCACACAGATTGGAGGTCCTCCCAGTCACTCCACACAAATTGGTCATCCACCAAATTGCTCTCCAGAGATTGGACATCCTCCCAATCACTCTACACATATTGGACATCCTCTCAATCGCTCTGTACATGTTGGACATGCTGCCAATCACCCTACAGATATTGGACATCCTCCCAATCACTCTACACAGACTGGCTATCCTACTGATCCCTCCACATATAGAAGACACACTTGTGATGGCTCTAAACTTGACGGACATCCTTTTGGTCCTCCTGTGCTCAGTGGACATCTTCTCAACTCCTCTGCACTTGGCCGCCCTTTTTCTGGTCATGCTGGCAATCTTACCGATCATACCGCATACCGAGGCAACAATAGATTTGTCTGTTcacagtgcgggaaatgtttctcgcTGAAGTTACCTGCAGACGTGCACCGCAGGATCCGCAGGCAGAAGATGCAGCTTTTGTGCCCGTACTGCAGGCAGTGCTTTGCGCAGAGGGCAGGGCTGGAGAAGTACTCCTGTACCGAGTGCGGGAAGAGTTTCATTCAGAGGTCCGATCTGGTCCGCCATCTCCGATCACACACGGGCGAGAAGCCCTTTGAGTGCCAGGAGTGCGGCAAACGCTTCAGCCTTAAGGGAGCCCTCAGTGTACACCAGCGTAGCCACACAGGGGAGCGCCCCTTTTCCTGTTCCGTGTGTGGAAAGCGTTTTGCGCGAAAGGTAATCCTTCTCAACCACGAGCGGATTCACACGGGTGAGAAACCTTTCGCCTGCTTGGAGTGTGGCAAACGTTTTGTGCAGGAGGTGGCCCTGAACAGACATCGCAAAACCCACACAAGATGA